From the Trifolium pratense cultivar HEN17-A07 linkage group LG4, ARS_RC_1.1, whole genome shotgun sequence genome, the window AAGCCGGAAAAGAAGAACTGCTTGGCCAAACCTCCATACACTCAATGGGTAAAAGAAAGAGTTAAGGTTATCAAGTTGCCTTTTGCTATGATAGCTCATGATAGACCTCCATCACCCGAGCTAGTCACTACCGTCCCTATCGAGGAGGCCAAAGAAATGAAAGCCAATATTATGGAGTTGCAAAGAAAGAATGAGGAATGGGAGTCCAAGTATTTGCAAGCTAGTGGAGAAGTTGCAAGATTGAAAAGGGATCGAAAACACCAAAATGAGATTCTTCAAGTGAGTAGGAAAAGGTTTAGGGAGTCCGAAGAGAAAAGAAGGAAGATTGGAGGTGGCCTACATAGCGCAAATAGCGACCTCATAGCCAAGGATGAAGAAATAGAACGACTCAAGTTTTCCTATGGAGAGGTTAAGAAATTTGGAGAAAAGGCTTTCGAAGCTCAAAGAAAGTGGAGGGTGAAGAATCAAGAGCAAGAGGGAAAGACCCAGGAAGTCAAGGGGCAATTGCACTTAGAAATCCTCCGAAGCCAAGAACTTGAGAATCTTTACCTCCAAGAAAAAGCAAAGCACAAACATCTTCAAAGTAGCATCCAAGAACAATTACGCTTAGAAATCCTCCAAAGCAAAGAACTTGAGAGTCTTTTTCTCCAAGAAAAAGCAAAGTGCGAACATCTTCAAAGTAGCATCCAAGATCATCTTGACCAACATGTAAGGGCATATGTGGACCAAATTGCACGGCTAAATAGAGAGCTTGAAGACATGAGTGTTGAGCTAACCCGGCGTGGGGTAATACTTGGTTTTGTATGGGATGACGCCATTAAGTTGAAGGAAAATTTCTCTAAATTAGCCGCTTTCTCAAATATGGTCATTGCCGAAATACCCGAGAAGCTAGCACATGCCGAAATAGCCTTGTCATACTACGACGTCCCCGAGGATATCAAGGAGTTCATGAAGTATTGCAAGACTATTTTAGAGGTCTATAAGAAAGCGGTAGACATCGCTAAGAAGAGATTGGCCGAATAATCTGTTGTATTTCTGTTTCTGTACCTTGTAACCTAAAAACTAATGAAATGAGTGTTGAGTTTTTGAAGAAAGTGTTTAAATTTTCGCCGTTATTATTTCTATTTGCTTATAATAACTGTGCATCTTATTTTAAATCccgaaaaaacaaaaatcatcaatcaaatatattttcatacaTTGCATCCATCctcatacatttaaaaaaaaaagaaagcaaaaacaCTCATATCCTTCCCCCTCTAAAACTTCAGGGGAAGATTTCATCATAGCAAGGAATCCAAGAAGGCGGTTGGTTCAAGGGCCCGCATCCCTGCATTCTCACGGAACGCGCGCCAATTATCAAAGAGCTATGGATCAAATGGAACAAAATCATGCTGCACTTAGGGTAGATGTCGACGACATGAAAGAAAAGATGGACAAGATGTTTGAGCTCATGCAGAATATGGCCAACAAGCCCCAGCCTGTGGTAAACCAACCTTGGCCTACTTACGGTCTTCCTCCCGGCTACGTACCTCCAGAAGATGATAGCAATGGTCCCCCTCCACCTCCATTGGTACCTGTCGCCATACCAGTTATAAATGGTGGCAACAACTCTCAAGGAGTTTCAACTGGTCCGAACGGGGACGCATCACATGCCACTGAGGATGTCCAATTAGGTTGCCCAACGCCAAACCAAGCAACTGTTGTTATTGCTCATTCTGAGGATGAATCTACACAAAAGTACAAGGTCTTGGAGGAAAGACTAAGAGCCATTGAGGGCTTTAGCGCTTTTGGAATTGATGCTTTAGATATGTGTTTGGTGCCAGACGTGGTTGTACCACCAAAATTCAAGACACCGGATTTTGAAAAGTACAAGGGCCTCCAATGCCCAAAGATTCACCTAAAAAGGTTCTGTACCAAGATGTCTGCACATGTGACCAATGAGAAGTTAATGATGCACGTGTTCCAAGATAGTTTAAGTGGAGCATCTCTAGATTGGTATATGCAATTAGAGAGAGCCCAAATCCAAACTTGGAAAGATTTGATGGAAGCTTTTCTGACACAGTACAAATACAACATAGGTGTGGCTCCCACTCGTATGCAATTGCAAGGGATGTCACAAAAGAGTGGAGAATCATTCAAGGAATACGCACAAAGGTGGAGAGAGGTAGCTGCTAGAGTACAACCACCCTTGTTGGAAAAAGAACTGGTTGATACCTTTATGAGTATGCTGCAAGGGGCGTACTATGAAAAGATGATAGGAAGCATTTCCTCAAATTTTGCTGATCTAGTCACCATAGGGGAGCGCGTGGAAGAGGGCATTAAGAATGGAAAGATTCAAGGCGTTGCTAATTCTCAAGTTGGGGTCAAGAAGTTCTTTGGTGGTCctccaaaaaagaaagaaggcgAAACTAATGCTGTTTCAGAAAATGCATCAAAAAGGCCTCCGGCTCAGTTGCCTTACCTGCAATATCCTTACGTAGCAGATGTAGCTCAAGGGCAGTATCAACAACCAACTTATCATATGCATCCACCACAACAGCCATTTGTGATGCCTCCACAAAATCAACAGCCGCAACAAAATCAATATCAGCTAAGGAACCAGCTCGTGCCACGTAACAACTACGAAAAGAAGGCCCCATGTTTTGATCATGTACCAGTGCCGTACGGACAAATCCTACCTTACCTTCTTCAAAAGGGTATGGTAGAGCCAAAACCTCTAGCCCCTATGATACCACCTTACCCACCTTATTATGATGCAAGCGCAAAGTGTGATTACCACGCCGGATCACCCGGGCACAATATTGAAAATTGCAAGGCTTTCAAATACAAGGTACAAGAGCTTCTTGATCGCAAGCTGATATCTTTCAAAGAAGAGAGTCCAAATGTAAAGACCAATCCTTTGCCGGGCCATGCGAGTTCATCAGTTAATGCTATTGAGGAAGTAGAAGAGCTGGAATTGGTAAAGGAGGTGTCTAAGATAAAAACCCCTTTGTCGATGGTGAAAGAAAAGTTGATTGGTTTTGATCTATTTGAAAAGCTACACTCTAGTTGTAAAGATTGTTTGGTGAACCTTAATAATTGCCAAGGAATGAAAGAAAGCCTACAAAAACTAATGGATCAAGGTTTGGTCCAAATTGGTTACTCAAGGAAGAATGCCGATATTTCTGTTGTAGAATCCCAAGGCCTAGAACCTTTTGAAATCCCTTATCAAAGAACAAAGGTTCAAATTTCGATAAAGAAGATAGACCCAGTGGTATTTCATGTTCCTGCACCATTCTCCTTCAAAAGTACCAAGGAGGTACCGTGGAATTACTTGCCCACTGTATCTGTCGGAGGGGAACCTATCGTTAATGTGGAGCCTGTCATTGACAACATTGTTGGAATAGGAGGAATGACAAGAAGCGGAAGAGTTTTCTCGCCAAATCAACCAAATAGAAGCATTGTGAGTGCACCTGCCGAACCCATTAAGGGAAAAGACGTGGAAGGGCTTGGAATGGAAGTTGGACAATCCAAGAAAATGGTGCCTCAAGGAGAAGCTGAAGAGTTCTTGAGAATCATCCGAAAGAGTGATTACAAGATCATTGATCAGCTCGGGCAAACCCCCTCGAAAATCTCCATGTTATCTTTGCTATTGAGTTCTGAGGCTCATAGGGATACCTTGTTGAAGATCCTTAATGAAGCCCATGTAGCGAAAGACATCACGGTGGATCAGTTCGACGGAGTAGTTGCTAATATTACCA encodes:
- the LOC123923460 gene encoding uncharacterized protein LOC123923460 — its product is MTSEKRHTLSLKIKVPKVESLIALSNQMTTLSKGSFQVNYGLLLNLLHVKIDTVALTTLAQFYDPPLRYFTFQDFQLAPTLEEFAKILGYDLKDQKPYLGLEEEPTLEAFAKALHLSIGEVEPCLEVKKNTKRISRKLLEAKAQDLLARREWGAFNAILALLIYGVVLFPNIDDYIDLAAIGVFIVGNPVATLLADFHLSLYGKKKGTISCCTSLMQVWLTLHLPKTRTFLENPAGLKWSQRMTALTEKDISWYHRELDGTEVILSCGDFPNVPLIGTKGCINYNPVLSLRQLGYPMEDKPNDRLLEGFVLKKGIEDPALLRKIQRAWGQIHRKKPEKKNCLAKPPYTQWVKERVKVIKLPFAMIAHDRPPSPELVTTVPIEEAKEMKANIMELQRKNEEWESKYLQASGEVARLKRDRKHQNEILQVSRKRFRESEEKRRKIGGGLHSANSDLIAKDEEIERLKFSYGEVKKFGEKAFEAQRKWRVKNQEQEGKTQEVKGQLHLEILRSQELENLYLQEKAKHKHLQSSIQEQLRLEILQSKELESLFLQEKAKCEHLQSSIQDHLDQHVRAYVDQIARLNRELEDMSVELTRRGVILGFVWDDAIKLKENFSKLAAFSNMVIAEIPEKLAHAEIALSYYDVPEDIKEFMKYCKTILEVYKKAVDIAKKRLAE